From Prosthecobacter fusiformis, one genomic window encodes:
- a CDS encoding circadian clock KaiB family protein encodes MWNLRLYVAGQTPRSLTAFSNLKRLCEEHLAGRYDIEVVDLMKNPHLAQSDQIVALPTLVRKLPEPIKRVIGDLSNVEKVMVGIDLELIAKK; translated from the coding sequence GTGTGGAATCTGCGTCTGTATGTGGCGGGTCAGACTCCCCGCTCCTTGACTGCCTTCTCCAACTTGAAAAGGTTGTGTGAGGAACATTTGGCGGGCCGTTACGACATTGAAGTGGTGGACCTGATGAAAAACCCACACCTTGCGCAGAGTGATCAAATCGTCGCTCTGCCCACCCTGGTGCGCAAATTACCTGAGCCAATCAAAAGAGTCATTGGAGATTTGTCGAATGTGGAAAAGGTAATGGTGGGCATTGATCTGGAACTCATTGCTAAAAAATAA
- a CDS encoding circadian clock KaiB family protein, whose translation MAKKTSQVRGGTKASPAKAAKKKAEGIPVEPLSSTADFEALLKGNLDSSQRYVLKLYVTGTTTRAAQAVANIHAMCDEHLAGRYDLEVIDIYQQPDAAADEQIIAAPTLVKQEPAPSRRVVGNFSDKEKILISLNIDLADKAS comes from the coding sequence ATGGCAAAAAAGACTTCCCAGGTACGTGGAGGAACCAAGGCTTCACCCGCCAAGGCCGCTAAGAAAAAGGCAGAGGGTATCCCAGTGGAACCGCTTTCTAGCACAGCAGATTTTGAAGCTTTGCTGAAGGGCAATTTGGACAGCTCGCAACGGTATGTGCTTAAATTATACGTCACAGGGACAACCACACGAGCTGCGCAGGCAGTGGCTAACATTCATGCTATGTGTGATGAACATCTCGCAGGCCGGTATGACCTGGAGGTGATCGACATCTATCAGCAGCCAGACGCGGCGGCAGACGAACAAATTATTGCTGCTCCGACACTGGTAAAACAGGAACCTGCCCCCTCGCGCAGGGTAGTGGGTAACTTTTCGGATAAGGAGAAGATTCTAATCAGCCTTAACATCGATCTTGCTGACAAAGCCTCATGA